One Synechococcus sp. CC9605 genomic window carries:
- a CDS encoding tyrosine-type recombinase/integrase — translation MTIVLDKLASEKAGINVFSGTLADLIDAYQRKQHERLSRGEIRNKPRITRTVNTWRKHFAVVFGPISEIKLSAMTDERWQEYVSYRGKQLKLSVLKDELKGIATLVRLHGMALGCPEIPDFDHVRVPKQEKSVRTETLTPDEYNELVNRLRNYLNPELGPDGFKRTWSLEDVFKPAGKKINQADEHLRRHQLFFLVQILASSGLRPTELCGKKLSSLRWRDIQETDVERDVLMAHNKKPSGFKQRAVVLSVRDETKTGRRAVPCLIGNLLDGLKNLTPDFTKPDDFVFCDRHGKPQSLKYLRFHMNDVVERWGFDRFDVTFYVLRHFYASEALKRGVSTVLVSRAMGTSTENIENVYGHIVMSEESMIRQLYSLD, via the coding sequence ATGACCATCGTCCTGGACAAGCTCGCTTCAGAGAAGGCCGGCATCAACGTCTTCTCAGGCACGCTCGCCGACCTCATCGACGCTTACCAACGGAAGCAACACGAGAGGCTCAGCCGGGGCGAGATACGCAACAAGCCTCGGATCACCAGGACAGTGAATACCTGGCGGAAGCACTTCGCGGTGGTCTTCGGTCCCATCAGCGAGATCAAGCTCTCCGCCATGACGGACGAACGCTGGCAGGAGTACGTTAGTTATCGGGGCAAGCAGCTCAAGCTCTCGGTGCTCAAGGACGAGCTGAAGGGCATTGCCACGCTCGTACGCCTCCACGGCATGGCGCTTGGTTGCCCAGAGATCCCGGACTTCGACCACGTCCGAGTGCCCAAGCAAGAGAAGTCGGTGCGGACGGAGACGCTTACACCAGACGAGTACAACGAACTCGTCAACCGGCTCCGCAACTACCTAAACCCAGAGCTCGGCCCAGACGGTTTCAAGCGAACGTGGTCGCTCGAGGACGTCTTCAAGCCGGCCGGCAAAAAGATCAACCAAGCCGACGAACACCTACGACGCCATCAGCTCTTCTTCCTCGTTCAGATCCTGGCCTCGTCGGGACTCCGACCCACTGAGCTGTGCGGCAAGAAGTTGAGTTCGCTTCGGTGGCGTGACATCCAGGAAACGGACGTTGAGCGAGACGTGCTCATGGCTCACAACAAGAAACCGTCAGGCTTCAAGCAACGGGCAGTGGTCCTGTCGGTCAGAGACGAGACAAAGACAGGACGTAGAGCGGTGCCGTGTCTCATCGGAAACCTTCTGGACGGGCTGAAGAACCTCACGCCTGACTTCACCAAGCCCGATGACTTCGTGTTCTGCGACCGCCATGGCAAGCCTCAGTCATTGAAATACCTGCGCTTTCACATGAATGACGTTGTGGAGCGCTGGGGCTTCGACCGCTTCGACGTGACCTTTTACGTCTTGAGGCACTTCTACGCCTCGGAAGCCCTAAAGCGAGGCGTCTCAACGGTTCTGGTGTCGCGTGCCATGGGCACTTCGACCGAGAACATCGAGAACGTCTACGGCCACATCGTCATGTCCGAGGAGTCGATGATCCGTCAGCTTTACTCGCTGGACTGA
- a CDS encoding helix-turn-helix domain-containing protein → MSVCLSCVWLTDNHQTTVLTVQELAARYGITRQSVYERLKAAGITPVKRGNRSLFDKEMVACLDEQHRKLQQGSSLRDATDDRQTIDITPVRQPTLEPAPDQGLALLVSALSSALQPTDDAHLTTHRQLQEIADKGWVVPTRVLARVLGQSNSSLHSWGEKTERLGFTIERTGSRGMFRVSQS, encoded by the coding sequence TTGAGCGTCTGTTTGTCCTGTGTCTGGCTGACTGACAACCACCAGACGACAGTGCTGACAGTTCAGGAACTCGCCGCTCGTTATGGCATCACACGTCAGTCGGTCTACGAGCGCCTGAAGGCCGCCGGCATCACACCCGTGAAACGTGGAAACCGTTCCCTCTTCGATAAGGAGATGGTTGCCTGTCTCGATGAGCAGCATCGAAAGCTCCAGCAAGGCTCCTCTCTCAGAGACGCGACAGACGACAGACAGACCATCGACATCACACCCGTCAGACAGCCGACACTCGAGCCAGCTCCAGACCAGGGGTTGGCTCTTCTCGTGTCAGCTCTGTCGTCGGCCTTACAACCGACAGACGACGCCCACCTGACAACCCACCGACAGCTTCAGGAAATAGCGGACAAAGGCTGGGTGGTTCCGACGCGAGTGCTTGCCCGAGTCCTGGGACAGAGCAACTCAAGCCTCCACTCGTGGGGCGAGAAGACCGAGCGACTCGGATTCACCATCGAGCGGACCGGAAGCAGAGGGATGTTCCGGGTCAGCCAGTCTTAG
- the crtH gene encoding carotenoid isomerase — MSENQQWDAVVIGSGIGGLVTASQLAAKGAKTLVLERYLIPGGSGGAFRREGYTFDVGASMIFGFGKKGFTNLLTRALADVGEHCDTIPDSAQLEYHMPGGLRIAVDRDYEQFIADLTARFPHEAEGIRRFYDTCWQVFNCLDAMPLLSLEDPAYLTKVFFKAPLACLGLARWLPFNVGAVARQHIKDEQLLKFIDIECFCWSVMPADRTPMINAGMVFSDRHAGGINYPKGGVGVIAEKLVKGLERHGGAIRYKARVTEVLIENDQAVGVKLADGEVIRAKRVISNATRWDTFSGAGDEQHRSGQSLVDAAHTPGKEQFWRKRYMPSPSFLSLHLGVRADLIPAGTHCHHLLLEDWNWMEDEQGVIFVSMPSLLDPDLAPAGHHIVHTFTPSSMEAWQGLTPSQYREKKEADAARLIQRLEAILPGLADAITHKEIGTPRSHRRFLGRFQGSYGPIPAMQLPGLLPMPFNRTGLKNLYCVGDSCFPGQGLNAVAFSGFACAHRVGADLGLNHWALPA; from the coding sequence ATGAGCGAGAACCAGCAGTGGGATGCCGTTGTGATCGGTTCCGGCATCGGTGGTTTGGTCACCGCCAGTCAGTTGGCCGCCAAGGGAGCCAAGACCCTCGTCTTGGAGCGGTATCTGATCCCGGGTGGCAGTGGCGGTGCCTTCAGACGCGAGGGCTACACCTTTGATGTGGGGGCCTCGATGATCTTCGGCTTCGGCAAGAAGGGTTTCACCAACCTGCTCACCCGGGCCCTTGCTGATGTGGGGGAGCACTGCGATACCATCCCTGACTCTGCCCAGCTCGAGTACCACATGCCCGGTGGGCTGCGCATCGCCGTGGATCGCGACTACGAGCAGTTCATCGCCGATCTCACGGCGCGGTTTCCCCATGAGGCTGAGGGGATCCGCCGCTTCTACGACACCTGCTGGCAGGTGTTCAATTGCCTCGATGCCATGCCGCTTCTCTCGTTGGAGGATCCGGCTTATCTCACCAAGGTGTTCTTCAAGGCACCACTGGCCTGTCTTGGGCTGGCCCGCTGGCTGCCTTTCAACGTCGGTGCGGTGGCCCGCCAGCACATCAAAGATGAGCAGCTGCTCAAGTTCATCGATATCGAGTGTTTCTGCTGGTCGGTGATGCCGGCGGATCGCACGCCGATGATCAACGCCGGCATGGTGTTTTCCGATCGGCATGCGGGGGGGATCAACTACCCCAAAGGAGGCGTCGGCGTGATCGCCGAAAAGCTGGTGAAGGGATTGGAACGCCACGGCGGAGCCATCCGCTACAAGGCCCGAGTCACCGAGGTGTTGATCGAGAACGATCAGGCGGTTGGCGTGAAGCTGGCCGATGGCGAGGTCATCCGCGCCAAGCGTGTGATTTCCAATGCAACCCGCTGGGACACCTTCTCCGGAGCGGGTGATGAGCAGCACCGCTCTGGCCAATCCCTGGTGGATGCCGCCCACACGCCGGGCAAGGAGCAGTTCTGGCGCAAGCGTTATATGCCTTCGCCCTCGTTCCTGTCGCTGCATCTGGGGGTTCGGGCTGACCTGATTCCGGCGGGCACCCACTGCCATCACCTCCTGCTCGAAGACTGGAACTGGATGGAGGACGAACAGGGGGTGATCTTCGTGTCGATGCCCTCGCTGCTGGATCCGGATCTGGCCCCGGCGGGGCATCACATCGTTCACACCTTCACGCCGTCATCGATGGAGGCATGGCAAGGACTGACCCCCAGCCAGTACCGCGAGAAAAAGGAGGCCGATGCGGCACGGTTGATCCAGCGGCTGGAGGCGATCCTTCCCGGCCTCGCCGATGCCATCACTCACAAGGAAATCGGCACGCCCCGCAGCCACCGGCGTTTTCTGGGTCGCTTTCAAGGCAGCTACGGCCCGATTCCGGCCATGCAACTGCCGGGATTGCTGCCGATGCCGTTCAACCGCACGGGCCTGAAAAACCTCTACTGCGTTGGTGATTCCTGTTTCCCCGGCCAGGGCCTCAATGCTGTGGCCTTCAGTGGGTTTGCCTGTGCCCATCGTGTTGGGGCCGACCTTGGCCTGAACCACTGGGCACTGCCGGCCTGA
- a CDS encoding CDF family cation efflux system protein, with the protein MLFRSLVLLGVIGFSVGSSCSTLIDWWRGSSIAPLHLEPVALYTALMTALCGLLAWRHRRDWRRTGRVSLLLLT; encoded by the coding sequence GTGCTGTTTCGCTCCCTGGTGCTGCTCGGGGTGATCGGCTTTAGCGTCGGCAGCTCCTGCTCCACCTTGATCGATTGGTGGCGCGGAAGCAGCATTGCGCCGCTGCATCTGGAACCGGTGGCGCTCTACACCGCGCTGATGACAGCGCTGTGTGGACTGCTGGCCTGGCGGCACCGTCGCGATTGGCGCCGCACGGGGCGGGTGTCGCTGCTGCTGCTCACCTAG
- a CDS encoding cation transporter, whose amino-acid sequence MTTPAEARRIEQRSLRFGVGANAVMALAGFSASVLTGSSALLLDGLYSAVLVGSSLIASRISRNVVRPPDRAWPYGYEGQEAL is encoded by the coding sequence ATGACAACCCCTGCGGAGGCTCGCCGGATCGAACAGCGCTCTCTGCGCTTCGGGGTTGGAGCCAATGCAGTGATGGCCTTGGCCGGGTTTTCCGCCAGTGTGCTCACCGGATCCTCGGCCCTGCTCTTGGACGGCCTGTATTCCGCCGTTTTGGTGGGGTCGTCCTTGATTGCCAGTCGCATCAGCCGCAACGTGGTGCGGCCGCCGGATCGAGCCTGGCCCTACGGCTACGAAGGCCAGGAAGCCCTGTAA
- the trmFO gene encoding FADH(2)-oxidizing methylenetetrahydrofolate--tRNA-(uracil(54)-C(5))-methyltransferase TrmFO: MSQSPHVTVLGAGLAGTEAAWQVARAGVAVTLVEMRPIRRSPAHHSSDFAELVCSNSFGALSSDRAAGLLQEELRRLGSLVIGTADTHAVPAGGALAVDRGRYSAALTEALDQHPLVTIERREQQNLPPENAITVLATGPLTSEPLAEDLRQFTGRADCHFFDAASPIVHGDSIDLSVAFRASRYDKGDADYINCPMDKEQYLAFRQALLEAEQAELKDFDKNDATFFEGCLPIEELARRGEDTMRYGPLKPIGLWDPRWGDVNDRDVRRAKRAYAVVQLRQEDKDGRLWNLVGFQTNLKWGEQKRVLQMIPGLGQAEFVRFGVMHRNTFLESPQLLQPTLQFRQRPNLLAAGQITGTEGYAAAVAGGWLAGTNAARLALGLEPIDLPATCMSGALTHFVSEAPTAKFQPMPPNFGLLPDLPERIRDKRARYGAYRDRALQDLEPMRALQPETVTA, encoded by the coding sequence TTGTCTCAATCTCCCCATGTCACCGTTCTTGGTGCTGGTCTTGCCGGCACTGAGGCTGCTTGGCAGGTCGCCCGTGCAGGGGTTGCGGTCACCCTTGTGGAGATGCGCCCGATTCGGCGCTCCCCAGCACACCACAGCAGCGATTTCGCTGAATTGGTATGCAGCAACAGCTTTGGCGCACTGAGCAGCGACCGTGCTGCTGGCTTATTGCAGGAGGAGCTGCGCAGGCTTGGCTCGTTGGTGATCGGCACGGCCGACACCCACGCTGTGCCGGCCGGCGGAGCCTTGGCTGTTGACCGCGGTCGCTACAGCGCTGCCCTGACCGAAGCTCTCGACCAGCACCCCCTGGTCACGATTGAACGGCGCGAGCAGCAAAATTTGCCGCCGGAAAATGCGATCACCGTTTTGGCGACGGGGCCGCTCACAAGTGAACCGTTGGCGGAGGATCTGCGCCAGTTCACCGGCCGCGCCGACTGCCACTTCTTTGATGCGGCCAGCCCGATCGTGCATGGGGACAGCATCGATCTGTCGGTGGCCTTCCGCGCCAGCCGCTACGACAAGGGAGATGCGGACTACATCAACTGTCCGATGGACAAGGAGCAGTACCTGGCCTTCCGCCAGGCCCTGCTGGAGGCGGAACAGGCGGAACTCAAAGACTTCGACAAGAACGACGCCACTTTCTTTGAAGGCTGCCTCCCGATTGAGGAGTTGGCGCGTCGTGGTGAAGACACCATGCGTTATGGCCCCCTGAAGCCGATCGGGCTCTGGGATCCCCGTTGGGGCGATGTGAACGATCGCGATGTACGTCGGGCCAAGCGCGCCTACGCCGTGGTGCAGCTTCGGCAGGAAGACAAGGACGGTCGTCTCTGGAATCTGGTGGGTTTCCAGACGAACCTCAAATGGGGTGAGCAGAAGCGCGTTCTGCAGATGATCCCCGGGCTGGGCCAGGCGGAATTTGTGCGCTTCGGGGTGATGCACCGCAACACCTTCCTGGAGTCGCCTCAGCTTCTGCAGCCCACCCTGCAGTTCCGCCAGCGGCCCAACCTCCTGGCGGCAGGCCAGATCACCGGAACCGAGGGCTATGCCGCCGCCGTGGCCGGTGGCTGGTTGGCCGGCACCAATGCGGCCCGGTTGGCCCTGGGCCTGGAGCCCATCGACCTGCCGGCCACCTGCATGAGTGGAGCCCTCACCCATTTCGTCAGCGAGGCACCAACGGCCAAATTCCAGCCGATGCCCCCCAATTTCGGTCTGTTGCCGGATCTGCCGGAACGCATTCGCGATAAGCGAGCGCGCTATGGCGCCTATCGCGACCGTGCCCTGCAGGATCTGGAGCCGATGCGGGCTCTCCAACCGGAGACCGTGACGGCATGA
- a CDS encoding photosystem II protein Y codes for MDARLFLVVAPILAAVSWAAFNIGRAAVGQLQLMLKRSRA; via the coding sequence ATCGATGCCCGCCTGTTCCTGGTGGTTGCCCCGATCCTGGCAGCTGTCAGCTGGGCTGCTTTCAACATTGGCCGTGCGGCAGTGGGTCAGCTGCAGCTGATGCTCAAGCGCAGCCGCGCCTGA
- a CDS encoding gamma carbonic anhydrase family protein — protein sequence MAMTGSKPWPDPQIDAAAWVAESAVVIGDVQMAAGSSLWPTAVARGDLEQISIGAGSNVQDGAVLHGDPGQPVRIGADVTVGHRAVIHGATIEDGCLVGIGAIVLNGVTVGAGALVAAGSVVTKDVPPGTLVMGMPAAVKRELSPEAIDQQRCHARRYAQLAASHAQIRP from the coding sequence ATGGCCATGACTGGCTCCAAGCCCTGGCCCGATCCCCAGATCGATGCCGCCGCCTGGGTTGCTGAATCCGCCGTCGTGATCGGTGATGTGCAGATGGCAGCGGGCAGCAGCCTCTGGCCCACGGCGGTTGCACGCGGCGATCTCGAGCAGATCAGCATCGGTGCGGGCAGCAATGTTCAAGACGGTGCCGTGCTCCATGGCGATCCGGGGCAGCCGGTGCGCATCGGTGCCGACGTCACCGTGGGGCACAGGGCCGTGATCCATGGCGCCACGATTGAAGATGGATGCCTGGTGGGAATTGGGGCCATCGTTCTCAATGGCGTCACAGTCGGTGCTGGCGCCCTGGTGGCTGCTGGATCTGTTGTCACCAAGGATGTTCCTCCCGGAACCCTGGTGATGGGCATGCCAGCGGCGGTGAAGCGGGAGTTGTCGCCTGAGGCGATTGACCAACAGCGCTGCCATGCCCGGCGCTACGCGCAATTGGCGGCCTCCCACGCCCAGATCAGGCCTTGA
- a CDS encoding NAD(P)-binding protein, with protein MASANVAEVDLAVIGAGLAGCSMICRLQQLGSNLNISLIEAGRGPGGRTATRRRRDQSGWLLNHGAPGFGLSESKSEGMEALLAPLRSAGVLQRDERAVLSLNAQGDLSPANSPEACPVGGWWHGLPSMASICEALLDAADSVQLSRQFETRVRWLERRQGHWLLENEDRTWSLRAKRLVLSGTLLAHPRSLKMLAWNDVPLRSAVAEGGDVGLDAVLSQLERSQAEVRWNLMVDLGVLALNGGQLPAQIWLDNDAKERWKVERLVLQPQSDGRWGLVVHGLDSGEAITPESQGRLMAQEQQRLLQLLPELMQGLPVVSAALQQATPLGVMRWGASRPLNHPLPEELQWCPTSAVGFCGDCIEGPGFGRAEGAISSAVNLAERLHVDR; from the coding sequence ATGGCTTCAGCAAACGTGGCTGAGGTTGATCTCGCCGTTATCGGTGCAGGACTGGCTGGCTGCAGCATGATTTGCCGGCTCCAGCAGCTGGGATCGAATCTCAACATCTCTTTGATTGAGGCTGGCCGGGGGCCAGGTGGGCGCACGGCCACCCGCCGGAGACGCGACCAAAGCGGCTGGCTGCTCAACCATGGAGCACCGGGGTTTGGCCTGAGTGAATCCAAGTCGGAGGGAATGGAGGCTCTGCTTGCGCCGTTGCGCTCGGCGGGTGTTCTTCAGCGTGACGAGCGAGCTGTGCTTTCTCTCAACGCCCAAGGGGATTTGTCTCCGGCCAACAGCCCTGAAGCCTGTCCGGTCGGTGGCTGGTGGCATGGGCTTCCCAGCATGGCCAGCATCTGCGAGGCGCTGCTCGATGCAGCTGACTCAGTGCAACTGAGCCGCCAATTTGAAACCCGCGTTCGCTGGCTGGAGCGACGCCAGGGTCACTGGCTGCTGGAAAACGAGGATCGAACCTGGAGTCTCAGGGCCAAGCGCCTTGTGCTCAGTGGAACGCTGCTGGCCCATCCCCGATCACTGAAGATGCTGGCCTGGAACGACGTCCCCCTGCGCTCAGCTGTTGCAGAGGGCGGTGACGTTGGCCTCGATGCGGTGCTGAGCCAGCTGGAACGCAGCCAGGCCGAGGTGCGCTGGAACCTGATGGTGGACCTGGGGGTGCTCGCGCTCAACGGTGGACAGCTCCCGGCTCAGATCTGGTTGGACAACGACGCCAAAGAACGATGGAAGGTTGAACGCCTCGTGCTGCAGCCGCAAAGCGATGGTCGCTGGGGACTTGTGGTGCATGGCTTGGATTCCGGGGAAGCGATCACACCCGAAAGCCAGGGGCGTCTGATGGCTCAGGAGCAACAGCGCCTGTTGCAGCTGTTGCCCGAACTGATGCAGGGCCTGCCGGTTGTTTCAGCGGCGTTGCAGCAGGCGACACCGTTGGGGGTGATGCGCTGGGGCGCCTCACGGCCCCTCAACCACCCGCTGCCAGAAGAGCTGCAATGGTGCCCCACCAGCGCCGTGGGATTCTGCGGCGACTGCATCGAAGGGCCTGGCTTCGGGAGAGCAGAGGGAGCAATCAGCAGCGCCGTCAACCTGGCTGAACGTCTGCACGTCGACCGCTAA
- a CDS encoding AAA family ATPase, protein MTSVPQLEDAFSLPTANGHEKRQARKQALAEAVNGADALETLKLGLEVLEDIDSPTERFIALQNLREQTGLTNGKAFDQAVATLIDEQRNDQDCTLAELLQRQHDATWGIDQFGCKGALVGIGGDKGEGKTTLMYQSAIAVASGAPLFNELTVQRGPAIIVQCDESDLNAKKKFLAMGADAELPIHWMWGFNPAMVPELKRKIQKTGAKFIGIDSITTVAGGRGIKSTDPEYSLFLYQLNHLAGELGVVIFLLIHLRKPDSAKVRTSVGLDDFLGTGMLTAACSDVFGYWANKAEDAFPNQFMLRCLGKRNCEAGTTWDLQGSTDDFSLTFVGVQGGGETPSERRSVIAKALQYLRQRKGQPQAVETIAAGISAHEKTVAKELRDYFSSGNALNIRRVKGESTTTGGRRPWLWVF, encoded by the coding sequence ATGACATCTGTTCCGCAACTTGAAGATGCCTTTTCCTTGCCCACTGCTAATGGGCATGAAAAACGTCAGGCAAGAAAACAAGCTCTTGCTGAGGCAGTCAATGGCGCAGATGCTCTCGAAACCTTGAAGCTCGGCCTGGAGGTGCTCGAAGACATTGACTCCCCCACTGAGCGGTTCATTGCTCTCCAGAACCTCAGAGAACAAACAGGGCTCACTAACGGCAAGGCATTCGATCAAGCCGTTGCAACGCTCATCGATGAGCAACGCAACGACCAAGACTGCACGCTCGCTGAACTCCTGCAGCGTCAACACGACGCCACATGGGGGATTGATCAATTCGGCTGCAAGGGCGCTCTCGTAGGCATTGGTGGAGACAAGGGCGAGGGGAAAACAACCCTCATGTATCAATCCGCCATCGCAGTCGCATCTGGTGCCCCGCTCTTCAATGAACTCACTGTTCAACGCGGTCCGGCAATCATCGTGCAATGCGATGAATCAGACCTGAACGCCAAGAAGAAATTTCTGGCAATGGGTGCTGACGCTGAACTGCCCATTCACTGGATGTGGGGATTCAACCCCGCCATGGTTCCTGAGTTGAAACGCAAGATTCAGAAGACCGGAGCCAAGTTCATCGGCATTGATTCGATCACCACCGTTGCAGGTGGCCGTGGCATTAAATCAACCGACCCTGAATACAGCCTGTTCCTCTATCAGCTGAACCACCTGGCGGGTGAACTTGGCGTCGTCATCTTCCTGCTGATTCACCTCCGTAAGCCTGATTCCGCCAAGGTCCGCACATCTGTCGGCCTGGATGATTTTCTTGGCACCGGGATGCTCACCGCAGCCTGCTCTGACGTCTTTGGTTACTGGGCTAATAAGGCAGAAGATGCGTTCCCCAATCAGTTCATGCTGCGCTGCCTCGGCAAGCGGAATTGCGAGGCTGGAACCACCTGGGACCTGCAGGGATCAACGGATGATTTCTCCCTCACCTTTGTTGGTGTTCAGGGCGGTGGAGAGACCCCATCAGAACGGCGCTCAGTTATCGCCAAAGCCCTCCAGTACCTCCGGCAACGGAAAGGGCAACCGCAGGCCGTAGAGACGATTGCAGCCGGCATTAGTGCCCATGAGAAGACCGTGGCCAAAGAGCTGCGTGATTACTTCTCCAGCGGCAACGCACTGAACATCCGACGCGTGAAGGGTGAATCAACAACCACCGGCGGTCGCCGGCCTTGGCTCTGGGTGTTCTGA
- a CDS encoding carbamoyl-phosphate synthase — translation MLRRFTIGLLASAIAIAPLPTKAEDGTAEDLGDVMSISLKDVVKPTIGFQGALQGAGTPNQAGIGGFLPLSVGENSIWFLDALVNASFADREGYSSIINTDVAGGTVSTSTRLGYRWLNGDRSWMFGLNGGYDSRPVKSGGTDTGISVTNERTAFFQQIALNAEAVSNSWTFNAYGLLPVGDVEQKLNSFYQGGAMNTYGLDVGYFITPALHASAGYYYQHREEEHIDGSAVRGRLAYEISDGLTAGLNVSHDFQESDHFETRVSADLKVRFGGARTTAMRKKVQQLPVINALTSTPSNRDVRVHDLNIFVCIFNIWKCRDDVKKCQDKYGAKDKRCR, via the coding sequence ATGCTCCGCCGCTTCACCATCGGGCTGCTGGCTTCAGCCATCGCCATTGCACCCCTACCAACCAAGGCAGAGGACGGCACCGCAGAAGACCTTGGTGATGTGATGAGCATCAGCCTCAAGGATGTGGTCAAACCCACCATTGGGTTTCAAGGTGCACTCCAAGGTGCAGGCACACCAAACCAAGCGGGCATTGGCGGGTTTCTTCCACTGTCTGTTGGAGAGAACAGCATTTGGTTCCTTGATGCCCTGGTCAATGCCAGCTTTGCTGATCGTGAGGGCTACAGCAGCATCATCAACACCGACGTTGCTGGTGGAACTGTCTCCACCTCCACTCGACTTGGTTACCGCTGGCTGAATGGTGATCGCAGCTGGATGTTCGGGCTGAATGGCGGTTATGACAGCCGACCAGTGAAATCAGGTGGAACTGACACTGGTATCAGCGTCACCAATGAGCGCACAGCCTTCTTTCAGCAGATCGCACTGAATGCAGAAGCGGTCTCAAATAGTTGGACATTCAACGCCTATGGACTGCTGCCTGTTGGTGATGTTGAACAGAAGCTCAACAGCTTTTATCAAGGCGGTGCAATGAACACCTATGGATTAGATGTTGGCTATTTCATAACCCCAGCACTCCATGCATCCGCTGGTTATTACTACCAACATCGAGAGGAGGAACATATTGATGGTTCTGCAGTACGTGGACGTTTGGCCTATGAGATCAGCGATGGCTTAACAGCTGGCTTAAATGTCTCGCACGATTTTCAAGAGTCAGATCACTTTGAAACAAGAGTTTCTGCTGACCTAAAAGTACGCTTTGGTGGGGCTAGAACAACAGCAATGCGAAAGAAGGTTCAACAACTACCTGTAATTAATGCCTTAACATCAACACCAAGCAACCGGGATGTGCGTGTACATGACCTTAACATCTTCGTGTGCATCTTTAACATCTGGAAATGCAGAGACGATGTGAAAAAATGTCAAGATAAGTATGGGGCGAAGGATAAACGATGTAGATAG
- a CDS encoding site-specific integrase, with translation MPRVSETDAWIKPFRRQVAITCGDGWYVRNNRGRMRLNVPGHGTLSLNYDWSERGATQALPYIQQLFKRWNGGQISLAAAATSTNTSSSHHTLNFTQLIDKYREFVPNAGDNTWKFHYLPVLRNCAKAFREKPPVDGEALAMQCLAQWEQGSRMRQTSRQKLYGFLNWAVQRGHLKPVYSPPAALPETLKPKRIGYPLSDAQILQLLDNLPKGEVHDRWRFAIQLCAVYGLRPEELRHLRIKDGASGAELWTIYQKSMGGTKGAKTEPRRLHPLLLRDADGSAIDWKLQARLQVGEQLPPLNREGDGGQALNQYLRRRTMWMALKTEAEHQGEQLTPYSFRHRYAKQAHAARLAVAEISEAMGHTIEVHLKSYARFKPDATAANFAAANV, from the coding sequence ATGCCTCGCGTTTCTGAGACAGACGCATGGATCAAGCCCTTTCGCCGGCAGGTCGCAATCACCTGCGGCGATGGTTGGTATGTCCGCAACAACCGCGGGCGGATGCGCCTCAATGTTCCTGGGCATGGCACCCTCTCGCTGAATTACGACTGGTCAGAGCGGGGCGCGACACAAGCCCTGCCGTATATCCAGCAGCTGTTTAAGCGGTGGAACGGTGGTCAGATCAGCCTTGCCGCTGCGGCCACGTCTACAAATACGAGCAGTAGCCACCACACCCTGAATTTCACCCAGCTGATTGATAAATATCGGGAGTTCGTTCCTAACGCTGGCGACAACACCTGGAAGTTCCATTACCTGCCGGTGCTGCGCAATTGCGCCAAAGCATTCAGAGAAAAACCACCGGTGGACGGTGAAGCGTTGGCGATGCAATGCCTGGCCCAATGGGAACAGGGCTCACGGATGCGCCAGACGAGCCGTCAGAAGCTCTATGGCTTCCTGAATTGGGCGGTGCAACGCGGACACCTGAAGCCCGTTTACAGCCCCCCTGCGGCGCTCCCAGAAACCCTGAAGCCAAAGCGCATCGGGTATCCCCTCAGCGATGCGCAGATCCTGCAGCTGCTGGACAACCTTCCCAAGGGTGAGGTACATGACCGATGGCGCTTCGCCATTCAGCTTTGTGCCGTCTACGGGTTGCGGCCTGAGGAGTTGCGGCACCTCCGGATTAAGGACGGGGCAAGCGGGGCTGAACTCTGGACGATTTATCAGAAGTCGATGGGGGGAACCAAGGGAGCCAAGACAGAACCGCGGCGGTTGCACCCGCTGCTGCTGCGTGATGCCGATGGTTCCGCCATTGATTGGAAGCTCCAGGCACGGTTGCAGGTGGGCGAACAACTGCCGCCGTTGAACCGTGAGGGTGATGGTGGCCAGGCGCTGAATCAGTACTTGCGCAGACGCACGATGTGGATGGCCCTGAAGACTGAAGCCGAGCACCAGGGTGAGCAGCTCACCCCCTATTCATTCCGCCATCGCTACGCCAAACAAGCTCACGCGGCACGGCTTGCCGTTGCAGAGATCAGCGAGGCAATGGGCCACACCATCGAGGTGCATCTGAAGAGCTACGCCCGGTTCAAACCGGATGCGACGGCCGCCAACTTCGCCGCGGCCAACGTCTGA